In Streptomyces sp. TLI_146, the genomic stretch CGGTGGCCAAACAGGCCCTCACCTTCGCCCAGTTCACCAAGGCGGCCCAGCCGGCGCTGGTCAACGGGGCGCCGGGCGTGGTGGCGAACAGCGGCGGCCAGCAGTTCCGTGTGATGGCCTTCAAGTTCACGGACGCCGTCATCGTCGAGATCGATGTGATCGCCGACCCCGCGCGGCTGCGCGAGCTCGACCTGGCGGTGCTCCAGGACTGAGCCGCCGCCCCGTACGGGAAAGGGCCCGGAACCGCGACCGCGGTTCCGGGCCCTCCTGTGTGGGGGCGCATCACCGCAGGTCAGACACCGTTCTAAAACTATTTTTCGTCCAGCGGTCACATTCGCCGCGCGGGATCCGTCATATCAGTGACGGACGAGTCCGGGCGGTGAGCCGAGGGGGGCAGCACCGGTGGAGCGTCCGTCGCCCTCGTTCGGGGGCGCCCGTACGAACAAGCCCCCGATGGAGAGCAGCCTTTGACACGTATGGCCCGCGTCCCGAACTGAACTCTCGGGCGGCGTTCCGTATGCGGACGCGGTTGTGTCCGGCAGCCATCCGGCAGCGCCGGGGGCGCTCTCACCCACTCGATTTCCCATTGATTTAGGAGTCTCGCAATGGCTGCCGCCGACTCACTCCCGAGGTCGGGACCCGCGACGGGCGTGAAGCCCGGCCTGATCCTGGCGTTCCTGTGCCTGGGCCAGTTCATGGTCTTCCTCGACGTGTCGATCGTGAACCTCGCCCTCCCGTCCATCCAGGACGGGCTCGACATGTCCGATGTCAGTCTCAACTACATCGTGACCGCCTACTCCACCGTGCTCGGCGGCTTCCTGCTGCTCAGCGGCCGGCTCGCCGACACCTTCGGGCGCCGGCGGCTCCTGATGACCGGCTTCGTGGTGTTCGCCCTGGCCTCGCTCACCTCGGGCCTCGCGCAGAACGCCGCCATGCTGATCACCTCGCGTGGCTTCCAGGGCCTCGGCTCCTCGATGATCGCCCCCGCCGCGCTCTCGATCCTCACCAACACCTTCCCCGAGGGCGCCGAGCGCAACAAGGCGCTGGGTGTCTGGGGTTCGCTGGCCGGTATCGCCTCGATCGTCGGCGTGATGCTCGGTGGCGTCCTGGCCGACGGCCCGGGCTGGGAGTGGATCTTCTGGATCAACGTGCCGATCGGTCTGGGCGTGGTGCTCCTGGCCCCGCGCATCCTGCCCGAGAGCAAGTCGGACGCGCCGCGCCAGCGCTTCGACTTCGCGGGCGCCGCGACCCTCACGGCCGGTCTGCTGCTCCTCATCTTCACCCTCGGTGAGGCCATCAACGTCGGCTGGGGCACCGCCCGTACGATCGGCAGCCTGATCGGTGTCGCCGTCCTGCTCGTCGCCTTCCTCGTCATCGAGACCAAGGTCGAGGCGCCGATGATGCCGCTGCGCATCTTCCGCCTCAAGACGATGCGCGTCGCCAACCTCTCCGCGATCCTGGTCTTCGGTACGTTCGGTGCGCTGTTCTTCTTCGCCAGCCTCTTCATGCAGCAGGCGTTCGGATACTCGCCGATGAAGGCCGGCTTCGCCTATGTGCCGCTCGCCCTCGCGGTGGCGGTCGGCGCCGGCATCGCCTCCGGCATGATCACCAAGATGGCCGCCCGCCCGGTGCTCGCCGTGGGTCTGACGCTGACCACCTCCGGCCTGCTGATCCTGTGGCGCACCGGCGCCGGCAGCTCGTACCCGACGCACCTGCTGCCCGCGTTCGTCCTGCTCGGCCTCGGCTGCGGCATGGTCTTCGTGACGCTCCAGATCGCCGCGTTCGTCGGCATCCCGGACGAGGAGGCGGGCATCGGCGCCGGTCTCATCAACACCAGCCAGGAGGCCGGTGGCGCCCTCGGCCTCGCCGTGATCGCGACCATCGCGTACAACGGCCTGGAGGACAAGC encodes the following:
- a CDS encoding MFS transporter — protein: MAAADSLPRSGPATGVKPGLILAFLCLGQFMVFLDVSIVNLALPSIQDGLDMSDVSLNYIVTAYSTVLGGFLLLSGRLADTFGRRRLLMTGFVVFALASLTSGLAQNAAMLITSRGFQGLGSSMIAPAALSILTNTFPEGAERNKALGVWGSLAGIASIVGVMLGGVLADGPGWEWIFWINVPIGLGVVLLAPRILPESKSDAPRQRFDFAGAATLTAGLLLLIFTLGEAINVGWGTARTIGSLIGVAVLLVAFLVIETKVEAPMMPLRIFRLKTMRVANLSAILVFGTFGALFFFASLFMQQAFGYSPMKAGFAYVPLALAVAVGAGIASGMITKMAARPVLAVGLTLTTSGLLILWRTGAGSSYPTHLLPAFVLLGLGCGMVFVTLQIAAFVGIPDEEAGIGAGLINTSQEAGGALGLAVIATIAYNGLEDKLAKTGGDPGKIHDIQATANHHAFLSAAILCFGALLVALFFMPKGAQSMSSAHAHGNGDAEVAGTPETAGVEK